From the Roseibium sp. HPY-6 genome, one window contains:
- a CDS encoding alpha/beta hydrolase, which translates to MTPRPIATASKSSFRPYRDLVLLMSLIFLAACGSRPEVGALALNAVPAQGAESHDILVVTTRERDSRPDTYFNGERGQQVSYAQATISVPPSHEISQVEWPDTLPGNPETDFVARSASYIADKSAFTRQLNARLAKKPKGKREVFLFIHGYNTLFPEALYRFVQVVHDGDIEAVPVLFTWASRGRLQDYVYDLNSAGIARQALAETMLQLAQSNAEKITILAHSMGNWLLMETAIQASPAQRRALEGKVEVAILAAPDIDIDLFKAQLRKLGTPANPYVVVVSRDDRALRISRAIAGGKERVGAYSNDAELAELGAIVIDVTELDSLDAANHSKFAQLAQLSPEFRKTLGQSGLRSASDAARGAKLGDSLGTFVGNTVALPVNIITAPFTYSGGG; encoded by the coding sequence ATGACACCAAGACCCATTGCAACGGCATCAAAATCCAGCTTCCGGCCTTACAGGGACCTGGTGTTGCTGATGTCTTTGATTTTTCTGGCCGCGTGCGGCAGCCGGCCTGAGGTCGGCGCACTGGCGCTGAATGCAGTTCCGGCACAAGGAGCTGAATCGCATGACATTCTCGTTGTGACGACACGGGAACGCGACAGCCGGCCCGACACCTATTTCAATGGAGAGCGCGGCCAGCAGGTCAGCTATGCACAGGCAACCATTTCTGTTCCGCCAAGCCACGAAATCAGCCAGGTGGAGTGGCCGGACACTCTGCCGGGAAACCCGGAAACGGATTTTGTTGCGCGCAGCGCCAGCTACATTGCCGACAAGAGCGCCTTTACCCGGCAGCTCAATGCCAGGCTTGCAAAAAAGCCAAAAGGCAAGCGGGAGGTTTTCCTCTTCATCCACGGGTACAACACCCTCTTCCCGGAAGCGCTCTATCGTTTCGTGCAGGTTGTGCATGACGGCGACATCGAAGCTGTACCTGTTCTTTTCACCTGGGCTTCGCGTGGACGGCTTCAGGACTACGTCTATGACCTGAACAGCGCTGGCATCGCGCGGCAGGCTCTGGCGGAGACGATGCTCCAGCTGGCGCAATCGAACGCAGAAAAGATCACCATTCTCGCGCACTCCATGGGGAACTGGCTGCTGATGGAGACAGCGATACAGGCATCGCCTGCGCAACGAAGAGCCCTGGAAGGTAAAGTCGAAGTCGCCATTCTAGCTGCGCCGGACATCGACATCGACCTGTTCAAGGCACAATTGAGGAAGCTCGGAACGCCCGCCAACCCTTATGTTGTGGTTGTCTCACGCGATGACAGGGCTTTGCGAATATCCAGAGCGATCGCGGGCGGCAAGGAACGCGTCGGTGCTTACTCCAATGACGCGGAACTCGCCGAGCTCGGCGCTATCGTCATTGATGTCACCGAACTCGATTCCCTTGACGCGGCCAATCACTCCAAGTTTGCCCAGCTCGCGCAGCTCAGCCCGGAATTCCGCAAGACACTTGGACAGTCCGGGCTACGGTCTGCGTCAGACGCGGCCAGGGGCGCGAAACTCGGCGACAGCCTCGGCACATTCGTTGGAAACACGGTTGCTTTGCCGGTCAACATCATAACCGCGCCATTTACGTATTCAGGCGGTGGCTGA
- the dusA gene encoding tRNA dihydrouridine(20/20a) synthase DusA — MNKYQEHKFAVAPMMEWTDRHCRAFHRQLTSRALLYTEMVTTGAVIHGDRDHLLGFSELEHPVACQLGGSDPKDMAASARIVADFGYDEVNINVGCPSDRVQSGRFGACLMQEPELVATCVSAMKDVVDIPVTVKCRIGVDDQDPEEALDRMADAVFGAGSDALWVHARKAWLKGLSPKENRDIPPLDYDRVVRLKSRFPDKFIGLNGGLQTLDTAEPYLDTLDGLMFGRTAYQMPQLLGQVDRRIYGIEANDVSPWHAVRTHMGYLEEQLGRGVKLAHMTRHMLGLFHGRPGARSWRRILTVDAIKPGAGLEVVERALAAVSPEIPSAEAAE; from the coding sequence ATGAATAAATATCAAGAGCATAAGTTTGCCGTCGCTCCCATGATGGAGTGGACAGACAGGCACTGCCGGGCGTTTCACCGGCAACTGACCAGTCGTGCGCTTTTGTACACCGAGATGGTGACCACCGGGGCCGTTATCCACGGTGACAGGGATCATCTGCTCGGATTTTCGGAATTGGAGCATCCGGTTGCCTGCCAGCTTGGCGGTTCGGACCCCAAGGACATGGCAGCGTCTGCAAGGATTGTGGCTGACTTTGGCTATGACGAAGTCAATATAAATGTCGGGTGTCCATCCGATCGTGTGCAGTCAGGCCGTTTCGGAGCCTGCCTGATGCAGGAGCCGGAGCTTGTCGCCACTTGCGTTTCCGCCATGAAGGATGTCGTCGACATTCCAGTTACCGTCAAATGCCGGATAGGCGTGGATGATCAGGACCCGGAAGAGGCTCTCGACCGGATGGCCGATGCCGTTTTTGGCGCAGGCTCGGATGCCTTGTGGGTGCACGCGCGCAAGGCGTGGCTCAAGGGGCTCAGTCCGAAAGAGAACCGGGACATTCCACCTTTGGACTATGATCGGGTGGTGCGGCTCAAAAGTCGTTTTCCGGATAAGTTCATTGGGCTGAATGGCGGACTTCAGACACTCGACACGGCAGAGCCGTATCTGGATACGCTCGATGGACTGATGTTCGGTCGAACCGCCTACCAGATGCCCCAGCTCCTCGGACAGGTTGACCGCCGGATTTACGGTATTGAAGCGAACGACGTCTCCCCATGGCATGCCGTCAGAACGCATATGGGCTACCTGGAAGAACAACTCGGGAGGGGCGTCAAGCTCGCACACATGACCCGTCATATGCTGGGCCTGTTTCATGGTCGCCCCGGTGCTCGAAGCTGGCGACGGATCCTCACAGTCGACGCAATCAAGCCAGGTGCCGGACTGGAGGTCGTCGAACGTGCGCTGGCAGCTGTGTCACCGGAAATTCCCTCCGCGGAAGCCGCTGAATAG
- the dctP gene encoding TRAP transporter substrate-binding protein DctP → MKRRDFLKAGAVAAPATVLAAPAIAQGKVEWKLPTSFPAKAPGVGTNVTSFAERVAAMSDGQLTLKVFSGGELVPPFGVEDAVEQGTAEIGHSTPYYAASKNSALHFFSAVPFGMTAVETTAWLRYGGGQELWDGIYAERGLKPFYSGSSGGQSAGWFKKPIESLNDLAGLNMRIAGLGGEAMRKLGVNAVLLPPPEIFPSFQSGAIDAAEWVGPMLDMAFGLQKVAKFCYVPAFHEPSAALEIVVNKDAFEGLPAHLQAVIANAAEATSVETTAQFDYFNAVAMQKLKADGVTFAAFPDDVLAALKTAVAEVMTENAEANPTFAEVQKSYDAFLTLAKDYAIEVKAATFTQRV, encoded by the coding sequence ATGAAGAGACGGGATTTCCTGAAGGCTGGGGCGGTTGCTGCGCCGGCAACGGTTTTGGCAGCACCTGCGATTGCGCAGGGTAAGGTTGAATGGAAACTGCCGACATCTTTTCCAGCCAAGGCTCCTGGTGTCGGCACCAATGTGACCTCGTTTGCCGAGCGTGTCGCGGCCATGTCCGACGGACAGCTGACGCTCAAGGTCTTTTCAGGCGGGGAACTGGTGCCGCCCTTTGGCGTGGAAGACGCGGTGGAACAGGGAACGGCTGAAATCGGCCATTCGACGCCTTACTACGCCGCGTCTAAAAACTCAGCGCTTCACTTTTTCTCCGCCGTGCCGTTCGGCATGACGGCAGTCGAAACGACGGCGTGGCTTCGTTACGGGGGCGGTCAGGAACTCTGGGACGGAATCTATGCCGAACGCGGCCTGAAGCCGTTCTACTCCGGGAGTTCCGGGGGCCAGTCCGCCGGCTGGTTCAAAAAACCAATTGAAAGCCTGAACGACCTTGCCGGTCTCAATATGCGGATTGCCGGACTTGGTGGCGAAGCCATGCGCAAACTCGGTGTCAACGCGGTCCTTCTGCCGCCTCCGGAAATCTTTCCGTCCTTCCAATCCGGCGCGATCGACGCGGCCGAATGGGTCGGGCCGATGCTGGACATGGCCTTCGGTCTGCAAAAGGTCGCCAAGTTCTGCTACGTACCTGCCTTCCACGAACCCTCAGCAGCGCTTGAGATCGTTGTGAACAAAGACGCGTTTGAGGGACTGCCGGCGCACTTGCAGGCCGTGATCGCAAATGCGGCGGAAGCGACATCCGTCGAAACCACCGCACAGTTCGACTATTTCAATGCCGTCGCAATGCAGAAACTGAAGGCGGACGGCGTCACATTTGCTGCGTTCCCGGACGATGTTCTCGCAGCCCTGAAAACCGCGGTTGCCGAGGTCATGACGGAAAACGCCGAAGCTAACCCGACATTCGCCGAGGTTCAGAAAAGCTATGACGCTTTTCTGACGCTTGCCAAAGACTACGCAATCGAGGTCAAAGCTGCGACCTTCACGCAAAGGGTGTGA
- a CDS encoding helix-turn-helix transcriptional regulator, whose translation MKHNTRILPADKAITQQEKAIVAAVRAETDAFLDQDFEAWSACWVQEARTQAVYVSSVAGLSVFDGWSQVAAHMRHVFESGLACQKKQIWQKDHRISIAGRTAWVVFDELSEQQSGIIHQNHETRYLELEADGWKVVYSSVIERRQSNIHTHEIAVGKDGHVIWASPECLSSLKQHPFLTVSYGRIRARRPDWDKVLQREFKKAGNFHGFFELHRFASETGGPLQYPVILGNTDTGRIAVVHISVRDCMTYLRLDGDGLIEHRLAVARAVFGLSEGQIKIAGLIASGKNLSEIATSQNISVNTARTHLSRLYEKTGVNSQTALVRLLLSVG comes from the coding sequence ATGAAGCACAACACCAGAATTCTTCCAGCTGACAAAGCGATAACGCAGCAGGAAAAGGCAATTGTCGCTGCGGTACGCGCCGAAACCGATGCTTTTCTGGATCAGGACTTTGAAGCCTGGTCTGCATGTTGGGTGCAGGAAGCCCGGACGCAAGCCGTCTACGTTTCAAGTGTCGCCGGTCTGAGCGTCTTTGACGGCTGGTCGCAGGTGGCCGCCCATATGCGACATGTTTTTGAAAGCGGACTGGCCTGCCAGAAGAAACAAATCTGGCAGAAGGACCATCGTATCAGCATTGCCGGCAGAACCGCCTGGGTCGTTTTCGATGAGCTCTCAGAACAGCAGTCAGGCATCATTCATCAAAATCATGAAACGCGGTATCTGGAGCTGGAAGCCGATGGCTGGAAGGTTGTCTATTCTTCGGTGATTGAACGCCGGCAATCCAATATCCATACGCATGAGATTGCAGTCGGCAAAGACGGACACGTGATTTGGGCGAGCCCAGAGTGCCTGAGTTCCCTCAAGCAACATCCTTTTCTCACAGTCTCGTACGGACGCATCCGCGCGCGCCGGCCTGATTGGGACAAGGTGTTGCAACGAGAGTTCAAGAAGGCTGGCAACTTTCATGGTTTTTTCGAACTTCACCGCTTTGCAAGCGAGACCGGTGGTCCGCTGCAATATCCGGTAATTCTCGGGAATACGGATACGGGAAGAATTGCCGTTGTTCACATATCCGTCCGCGACTGCATGACTTATCTCAGACTGGACGGTGACGGTTTGATTGAGCACCGGCTCGCGGTCGCACGTGCAGTTTTTGGTCTTTCGGAAGGGCAAATCAAAATTGCCGGCCTGATTGCGTCAGGTAAAAACCTCTCCGAGATTGCCACCAGCCAGAATATCAGCGTCAATACCGCACGAACTCATTTGTCGCGACTTTATGAGAAGACGGGCGTCAATTCCCAGACCGCCTTGGTTCGCCTGCTTTTGAGTGTTGGTTAG
- the cobS gene encoding adenosylcobinamide-GDP ribazoletransferase, which yields MSPETDQYPVSRREPSPKAAKPGSGDASDRVRLFAADAAAWIRFFSRLPLPRVNPLDDPAAAPQFERSARAAPFAGFVVALPAAGLGMLLAYTSLPTLAVAAFAVALLAATTGALHEDGLSDVADGFFGGATRDRRLEIMKDSRIGSFGALALALSVLLRVVLLAALWQRFDPADAALLFLATESISRTLLVWQWYQHPLARPQGLAARFGKPDGNALKQAVLVSVPLLAPAVLLLSIPALFLALVLAIGAAFFVGYIAEKKIGGVTGDVLGAIQQICGLGFLTGMLMVP from the coding sequence ATGAGCCCCGAAACCGACCAATACCCAGTTTCCAGGCGTGAACCGAGTCCCAAGGCAGCAAAACCAGGATCCGGAGACGCTTCAGACCGTGTCAGGCTATTTGCTGCCGATGCTGCAGCCTGGATCCGGTTTTTCTCGCGCTTGCCTCTGCCACGAGTGAACCCGCTGGACGATCCCGCAGCGGCACCGCAATTCGAAAGATCTGCCCGCGCAGCTCCCTTCGCGGGATTTGTTGTTGCATTGCCGGCAGCGGGTCTGGGCATGCTGCTCGCTTATACAAGCCTCCCCACACTTGCCGTTGCCGCCTTTGCCGTCGCCCTGCTCGCAGCGACGACCGGTGCACTTCATGAAGACGGGCTGAGTGATGTTGCCGATGGATTTTTTGGAGGAGCAACGCGTGACAGGCGTCTGGAAATCATGAAAGACAGCCGGATCGGTTCCTTCGGTGCCCTGGCGCTTGCTTTGTCGGTCCTGTTGCGTGTCGTCCTGCTGGCCGCGTTGTGGCAACGGTTCGACCCGGCGGACGCCGCGCTCTTGTTTTTAGCAACCGAGAGCATTAGCCGGACGCTCTTGGTATGGCAGTGGTATCAACACCCCCTCGCCCGCCCGCAAGGACTGGCCGCCCGGTTCGGCAAACCTGACGGCAATGCCCTGAAACAAGCCGTTCTGGTGAGCGTCCCGCTACTGGCACCTGCGGTACTGCTTCTTTCCATTCCGGCACTCTTCCTTGCGCTTGTGCTCGCAATCGGGGCGGCATTTTTTGTGGGGTACATTGCAGAGAAAAAAATCGGTGGCGTTACCGGCGATGTTCTCGGGGCGATTCAGCAAATCTGCGGGCTTGGATTTTTGACGGGTATGCTTATGGTGCCTTGA
- a CDS encoding TRAP transporter small permease subunit has protein sequence MLLEEWRLAGRVLLIRAVFSGVRRVCMVLAVIVFLGQLSMVLMRYLLGFGFLEIQDAVNYAFASLVALSVAVSFEADKHVRVDVFRQRLSDRTNRRVDWLGDMALALPVFVIMLWMAYPLVRGSWVILEGSPETGGLPGLFLVKTCLLILPGLVVWLTLARVVGFFRRTAS, from the coding sequence ATGCTGCTCGAAGAATGGCGTTTGGCGGGAAGAGTGCTTTTGATACGAGCGGTGTTTTCAGGCGTAAGACGGGTCTGCATGGTCCTCGCGGTAATTGTGTTTCTCGGCCAGCTCTCCATGGTCTTGATGCGCTACCTTCTGGGTTTCGGATTTCTGGAAATACAGGACGCGGTCAACTATGCGTTCGCCTCACTTGTCGCGCTTTCTGTCGCCGTGTCGTTCGAGGCCGACAAGCATGTACGGGTCGATGTATTCCGGCAGAGACTTTCTGATCGGACCAATCGCAGAGTTGACTGGCTGGGCGACATGGCCTTGGCGCTGCCGGTCTTTGTCATCATGTTGTGGATGGCTTATCCACTGGTGCGCGGTTCCTGGGTGATCCTGGAAGGGTCTCCGGAAACCGGTGGTTTGCCGGGCCTTTTCCTCGTCAAAACCTGTCTTCTGATCCTGCCGGGGCTGGTCGTCTGGCTGACCCTCGCGAGGGTGGTTGGATTTTTTCGGCGGACAGCTTCATGA
- the cobT gene encoding nicotinate-nucleotide--dimethylbenzimidazole phosphoribosyltransferase gives MSLSETALPFDDIRNLVKSMPGPDEEALAKVRERDSQLTKPGGSLGRLEEIAEWLAAWSGKAPPVITRPMVAIFASAHGVAEEGVSAFPSAVNKQMVENFAAGGAAINQICRVNDIGLKVFDLAVDMPTPSITREDAMDEANCAATMAYGMEALAGGIDLICLGEMGIGNTTVAAAVFHGLFGGNAADWIGRGTGVDDEGLERKRAAVEKAVARLNGEKDPLEILRRTGGREIAAMAGLIIAARLQRVPVIVDGFVTTAAAAVVYAMDPAGLDHCLFAHVSAEHAHARVLEHMGKDALFDFGMRLGEGSGAALAAGFVKVAAETHSGMATFADAGVSEKS, from the coding sequence ATGTCCCTTTCCGAAACCGCGCTTCCCTTCGATGATATCCGGAACCTCGTAAAATCGATGCCCGGTCCGGATGAGGAAGCGTTGGCGAAAGTCAGGGAGCGGGACAGCCAGCTGACTAAACCTGGCGGATCCCTCGGGCGGCTTGAGGAGATCGCGGAATGGTTGGCGGCCTGGTCTGGCAAAGCCCCACCGGTGATTACCAGACCGATGGTTGCCATCTTCGCTTCAGCGCACGGTGTGGCCGAGGAAGGTGTTTCCGCATTTCCGAGCGCTGTGAACAAGCAGATGGTCGAAAATTTCGCGGCCGGCGGTGCCGCGATCAATCAGATTTGCCGCGTGAATGACATCGGCCTGAAAGTTTTTGACCTTGCTGTCGACATGCCGACGCCAAGCATCACGCGCGAGGATGCCATGGATGAAGCCAACTGCGCGGCGACAATGGCTTATGGAATGGAAGCGCTCGCCGGCGGGATTGATCTTATTTGCCTCGGCGAGATGGGCATCGGCAATACGACGGTCGCTGCGGCTGTGTTCCACGGGTTGTTCGGTGGAAACGCGGCTGACTGGATCGGCCGGGGAACCGGTGTTGATGATGAGGGTCTTGAGAGAAAGCGCGCAGCTGTCGAAAAGGCTGTTGCACGACTGAACGGCGAAAAGGATCCGCTGGAAATTCTGCGCCGGACTGGTGGGCGTGAGATTGCCGCAATGGCGGGCCTGATCATCGCAGCCCGCCTCCAGCGGGTTCCTGTGATTGTCGACGGCTTCGTGACGACCGCCGCAGCCGCTGTTGTCTATGCAATGGATCCGGCAGGCCTGGATCACTGTCTTTTCGCTCATGTTTCGGCTGAGCACGCCCATGCCAGGGTTCTGGAACACATGGGCAAGGATGCCTTGTTCGACTTCGGCATGCGTTTGGGTGAAGGGTCGGGCGCAGCTCTCGCGGCAGGTTTCGTCAAGGTTGCTGCGGAAACCCATTCCGGAATGGCAACTTTCGCTGACGCCGGGGTGTCCGAAAAGTCCTGA
- a CDS encoding TIGR02281 family clan AA aspartic protease, whose protein sequence is MGGPKQIRGFVIAALVIIMGVMVFFYFFGDPTDPENINFDDSGPRLVALSALAFVFLASFVFGQPKVREIVQGTLFWGGLCALLVVGYTYRTDLVQAGYRVLGALAPGLAVTQPDGSILIVRDATGHFVVDGRVNGSRTSFLLDTGASAVVLTFDDAKRAGFDPDELSFTVPVSTANGRAMVAPIQIETIAVGDYTLKNVRGFVAREGSLGGSLFGLTALDRLRSWRIEGDRLIMNP, encoded by the coding sequence ATGGGCGGGCCCAAGCAGATTCGCGGCTTTGTCATTGCCGCCCTCGTGATCATTATGGGCGTCATGGTGTTCTTTTACTTTTTTGGCGACCCGACAGACCCCGAGAACATCAACTTTGACGACTCCGGCCCACGCCTCGTCGCACTGTCCGCGCTTGCTTTCGTGTTTCTCGCAAGCTTTGTGTTCGGCCAACCAAAAGTGCGCGAAATTGTCCAGGGAACGCTGTTCTGGGGCGGGCTCTGCGCACTTCTTGTTGTCGGCTATACCTACCGTACCGACCTGGTTCAGGCTGGATACCGTGTTCTTGGTGCCCTTGCGCCCGGTCTTGCCGTCACCCAACCAGACGGCTCCATTCTGATTGTTCGGGATGCAACCGGCCATTTCGTCGTGGATGGGCGTGTCAATGGATCACGGACCAGCTTTCTTCTCGATACCGGCGCGAGCGCGGTTGTGCTGACGTTTGACGATGCCAAGCGCGCGGGTTTCGATCCAGACGAGCTTTCCTTCACGGTACCTGTCTCAACGGCCAATGGCCGCGCGATGGTGGCTCCAATTCAGATCGAAACCATTGCGGTTGGCGATTACACACTTAAAAACGTCAGAGGCTTTGTCGCACGCGAGGGATCGCTTGGAGGCAGCCTTTTTGGCCTCACGGCGCTTGATCGGCTCAGAAGCTGGCGCATTGAGGGTGATCGTCTCATCATGAACCCATGA
- a CDS encoding TRAP transporter large permease subunit produces the protein MSMEIAWLLVMALAVFACILSGVPVLLAIAGAPTLVALLAAFFGDFDLVFFQAVPQRIFGIMTNPLLLAVPLFVLMGLLLEKSQQAERMLKSLSAALGGNQSALALSVVLVSALIAASTGIIGATIVMLGTIMLPALLKAGVDKHMSSGLICASGTLGQIIPPSIVLILLGDQISNAYFEAQQEAGNFAPDPVTVGDLFAGALLPGLLLVALYAGFVIFRLSRSGEGAEQTTDREIVTARQLAGAIAPTLGLIVAVLGSILIGVATPTEAASVGVAGALLIAAAGQGQSIARPALVCAALAVVLLILRQAGILGLDFEEGRISWTAKSAISFAATAGTLVLMLVVSASLVRSGVLAAALRETVTITGMIFGIVIAASILSLVFRGFDGDEHVADLLQSLPGGAYGMLLLTMLVIFLLGFILEFVEIIFIVVPIVGPIILQTDISPVWFAVLIALNLQTSFLTPPFGFALFYFRSVAPQEIATSQIYVAVIPFVVIQLLALGLVALVPALATWLPGVLF, from the coding sequence ATGAGCATGGAAATCGCCTGGCTTCTCGTGATGGCCCTCGCTGTCTTCGCCTGCATCTTGTCCGGCGTCCCTGTACTGTTGGCCATCGCGGGAGCGCCGACGCTCGTTGCACTCCTGGCAGCGTTCTTTGGCGATTTTGACCTCGTTTTCTTCCAGGCCGTTCCTCAACGGATATTCGGCATAATGACGAACCCGCTCCTGCTGGCAGTTCCCCTGTTTGTGCTGATGGGGTTGCTTCTGGAAAAGTCTCAGCAGGCGGAGCGGATGCTCAAGAGCTTGAGTGCTGCGCTGGGCGGAAACCAGTCGGCGCTTGCGCTTTCCGTCGTTCTTGTGAGTGCCCTGATCGCCGCATCGACTGGTATTATCGGCGCAACGATCGTCATGTTGGGAACGATCATGCTTCCAGCACTTCTGAAAGCGGGTGTCGACAAGCACATGAGCAGCGGGTTGATCTGTGCAAGCGGGACGCTCGGGCAGATCATACCCCCTTCGATTGTTCTGATCCTGCTGGGGGATCAGATCTCCAACGCCTATTTCGAAGCACAACAGGAGGCCGGAAATTTTGCGCCGGATCCGGTAACGGTCGGTGATCTTTTTGCCGGAGCGTTGCTTCCCGGGCTTTTGCTGGTCGCACTCTATGCTGGCTTCGTCATTTTCAGGCTTAGCCGTAGCGGGGAGGGTGCAGAGCAGACAACGGATCGGGAAATCGTCACGGCCCGGCAATTGGCTGGCGCCATCGCGCCAACGCTCGGCCTGATCGTCGCCGTCCTTGGAAGCATACTGATCGGCGTGGCAACCCCGACAGAAGCTGCGAGCGTTGGTGTTGCGGGGGCCTTGCTGATTGCCGCCGCAGGCCAGGGACAAAGCATTGCCCGCCCGGCGCTTGTCTGCGCTGCGTTGGCCGTTGTTCTCCTGATCCTGCGTCAGGCAGGTATTCTTGGCCTCGATTTCGAGGAAGGACGGATCAGCTGGACGGCTAAGTCTGCGATTTCCTTTGCTGCAACTGCCGGAACGCTGGTCTTGATGCTCGTGGTGTCCGCATCGCTTGTTCGAAGCGGTGTCCTCGCAGCAGCGTTGCGCGAAACGGTAACGATCACCGGTATGATCTTCGGCATTGTGATTGCCGCCAGCATATTGTCGCTTGTCTTTCGGGGTTTTGACGGCGACGAACATGTTGCTGATCTGCTCCAGTCCCTCCCGGGCGGAGCCTATGGCATGCTGCTGCTGACAATGCTGGTTATTTTTCTGCTCGGGTTCATTCTCGAATTCGTCGAGATCATCTTTATCGTGGTGCCGATTGTCGGGCCGATCATTTTGCAGACAGACATCAGTCCGGTCTGGTTTGCCGTTCTGATCGCCCTGAACCTCCAGACGTCGTTCCTGACCCCGCCTTTCGGATTTGCGCTTTTTTACTTCCGGTCCGTGGCCCCGCAAGAGATTGCAACGTCACAGATCTACGTCGCCGTGATACCCTTCGTGGTAATCCAGTTGCTGGCGCTTGGCCTGGTCGCATTGGTTCCGGCCCTTGCGACCTGGCTGCCCGGGGTTTTGTTTTGA
- a CDS encoding DUF1289 domain-containing protein translates to MNSPCIQHCQIDETTGLCAGCFRTLDEIAGWSGFSEERRSQIMTDLSSRRLLESEESLD, encoded by the coding sequence ATGAACTCGCCATGCATACAACACTGCCAGATTGACGAGACAACCGGCCTGTGCGCCGGCTGTTTTCGCACGCTCGATGAAATTGCAGGCTGGAGCGGCTTCAGTGAAGAACGCCGCTCGCAGATCATGACTGATCTTTCAAGCCGACGCCTCCTTGAAAGCGAAGAAAGCCTCGATTAA